The following are encoded together in the Bacillus cereus group sp. RP43 genome:
- a CDS encoding DUF3929 family protein yields MVYHLENGETIKDVKEFCYRDQGKVLERVAHRVMDNREVTAIDKQGTIISIACEDIVKVELDYITES; encoded by the coding sequence ATGGTATACCATTTAGAAAATGGAGAAACAATTAAAGATGTAAAAGAATTTTGTTACAGAGACCAAGGAAAAGTGTTAGAAAGAGTAGCGCACCGTGTAATGGATAATAGAGAAGTGACAGCGATTGATAAACAAGGAACAATCATTTCAATAGCGTGTGAGGACATTGTAAAGGTGGAACTTGATTACATAACAGAAAGTTAA
- a CDS encoding GntR family transcriptional regulator, whose protein sequence is MNIIISNSSQDPIYVQIRKQLSQLILNGGLKGGDQLPSIRSLAKELQISVITTKRAYEELEKEGYIETVAGKGTYVSRKNNELLKEQRLRLLESKVEEIVNESKVLQLSLEELQQMIACLYEGE, encoded by the coding sequence ATGAATATTATTATTTCGAATTCTTCCCAAGACCCTATTTATGTGCAAATAAGGAAACAATTAAGCCAGCTTATTTTAAATGGTGGTTTAAAGGGTGGAGATCAATTACCGTCTATTCGTAGTTTAGCGAAGGAATTACAAATTAGTGTAATTACAACGAAGCGTGCATACGAGGAGCTTGAAAAAGAAGGATATATAGAAACTGTTGCTGGGAAGGGGACTTATGTTTCACGTAAAAATAATGAACTATTAAAAGAACAGCGGCTACGTCTATTGGAAAGTAAAGTGGAAGAGATTGTGAATGAAAGTAAAGTGTTGCAGCTTTCACTTGAAGAGTTGCAACAGATGATTGCGTGTTTATATGAGGGGGAATAA